The proteins below are encoded in one region of Helianthus annuus cultivar XRQ/B chromosome 2, HanXRQr2.0-SUNRISE, whole genome shotgun sequence:
- the LOC110893503 gene encoding uncharacterized protein LOC110893503, whose amino-acid sequence MRIKTDLTIRIHEAQQEAVKLENSRARSLCGMEVKLVPKENGTLYFMERIWAPSLGNLRALILVEAHKSRYLIRPGSDKMYPDLKDWYWWPKMKADIYVYVGNCLTCAKIKAEYPNPSGLLQQHEVSVWK is encoded by the coding sequence ATGAGAATAAAAACCGATCTCACCATTCGGATTCATGAAGCCCAGCAGGAAGCAGTTAAACTAGAGAACTCACGAGCCAGATCACTGTGTGGTATGGAAGTGAAGTTGGTTCCAAAGGAAAACGGAACATtatacttcatggaacgaatttGGGCACCATCCTTGGGCAATCTACGAGCACTTATCCTGGTCGAAGCTCATAAGTCGAGGTACTTGATCCGTCCTGGATCCGACAAGATGTACCCAGACTTAAAAGATTGGTATTGGTGGCCCAAGATGAAAGCCGACATTTATGTATATGTGGGTAACTGCCTTACTTGCGCCAAAATTAAGGCAGAATACCCGAACCCGTCAGGGTTACTGCAGCAACATGAGGTTTCCGTTTGGAAGTAG
- the LOC110893506 gene encoding uncharacterized protein LOC110893506: MELKNLLGLEAIGLEIFDDIISLDWVSKNGVEVVCHEKVVRILLVNDETLIVHDLHTDDARALDLMRRKTVTFHIGYESAEVSPERLHSLPCSYCRQGDQGTKEPRLEDIPIIKEFSEVFPKDLTRLSPQRRVEFRIDLVLGVAPVVRAPYRLAPSEMQELSSQLQELLDKGTHQSEPLTLGSPSVIR, from the exons ATGGAACTTAAGAACTTACTTGGTCTAGAGGCAA TTGGTTTGGAAATTTTTGATGATATAATCAGCTTGGATTGGGTATCCAAGAATGGAGTTGAGGTTGTTTGTCATGAGAAAGTCGTTCGCATCCTTCTTGTGAATGATGAAACACTTATAGTACACGACCTTCATACAGATGATGCAAGGGCACTGGACCTCATGAGGCGGAAGACTGTGACCTTTCACATTGGTTATGAGAGCGCAGAAGTGTCTCCGGAAAGGCTGCATAGCCTTCCTTGCTCATATTGTCGACAAGGAGACCAAGGAACCAAGGAACCAAGATTAGAAGACATCCCCATTATAAAGGAATTCTCAGAAGTCTTTCCCAAAGACTTGACTAGATTATCTCCACAGCGGcgagtggagtttcggatagatctGGTGCTAGGAGTGGCACCAGTGGTAAGGGCGCCTTACCGACTAGctccgtccgagatgcaagagcttTCGTCTCAACTGCAAGAGCTGTTAGACAAGGGAACTCATCAGTCCGAGCCTTtaaccctggggagccccagtgttATTCGTTAG